ttttttccttggagcaagcagggaaagcaacaaaccagcaaggcttcattcacccagtgaggcttctccggctacagtccttccacagaagtgctttaaagctcctctaagtccccaagcacaacacagctccctgTTCACCAGtcccctttaatttcggccaaaaatcgcacctgtgcggGGGAGGggtccactcgggggagcgtggtaacgatgagtcaccagctcacatgccagctagatgggtctctacgttaggaaaaatcaaggcatattcattgaaacatgtgtgtgtgtttttaaactgtgcttaaagggaaaggggctttttgggagcatgacaacaaccgcccattggctgttcgtttgattgacggacaggggtgggaacaagctcagaaaaaatcgcttcctttctagcaattcctgcgagaccggaaacctgtggggaacgaatgaaacactactagattccactacaaatgaaggtatacggaacgccgagattccactatttaaaatagtgttattgctttgtgaaaccaattggcaacattggtccttgtgcggaatgggtcttggtcttcctcttttcttactGCCTTTTCCTTCACATATATGTGCTCTTTAGTATGGAGCACAGTCCACCAGTAAATTTCTCTGTTTAGCCATCATGAAACTAAAGAAAGGCTACTCAGGAGAACCAGGTATCTCTGTCTGGATCTCACTCTGCCATCTTCAATGGCACACAAAGACCACTGGTGGAAAAAGCTGCTTCCCCTTGCCTCACAAGAGGACCACCTGGAGTTCTGTTATGCTTTTTTGGTATAAATGTTTCAGGAAATGAACAATTAAATTCCAAACTCACTTTGAAAGCTTCCTGTTTTATCCCTTTGCGACCAAGCCTGTTGTTACTAATATCGATGAATGTCAATGTTGGGGGTAATTCTGGAAGCTGCCTTATCTGATTATCCCGGAGTATCAGCTCCTGAAGTTGTGGCAGACTCCTGAAGGCATCTTCATCAATTTGAGATATTAAATTAGAAGTCAAGTCAATCCTTTTTAAGCTGCCTAGCAGGGGAAAATGAATAACACAATATTAAACTAAAGAGCACTCTTGATTGTATTTCTGTCTATGTAAAAGAGCAAAATTAATAAAAGTCACTATTTTTTTTATAGATATAAATAAttctaaagtaaaggtaaagctaaaaggtaaaggtatcccctgtgcaagcaccgagtcatgtctgacccttggggtgatgccctctagcgttttcatggcagactcaatacggggtggtttgccagtgccttccccagtcattaccatttaccccccagcaagctgggtactcattttaccgacctcggaaggatagaaggctgagtcaaccttgagccggctgctgggattgaactcccagcctcatgggcaaagctttcagacggctgccttaccactctgcgccacaagaggctcttaattctaAAGCATTAATCATTATTTAACAGGTTATTAATTTTCAGGTCTATTACCATCAGATTGTTCAAGATGAATAAATATTCCCATAGCATGTACTAAATGAAAATGATAAACAGGTTTTTGACAGCAGAATTATCCATACTTAGGCTAGCAAAGTCATCCCTGTTGACCTTTCTGATTCTGTTGTAGCGGGAGTAGAAATGGGTGGTATGCTTGGGCAAAGGTGGGAGATCCTCAAGTTCACGGTCATCACAGTACACAGAGGTACCCAGGCAAGTGCACAGCAGACAAGTTGGAAGGCCTAGAATATGGAATGAAAGGTACACAAATGGAATGAAAGGTACTTTGATACACAAAAGCATACTCAAACACACACCTGTGAATTGTACTAAACCAAATAATGACCCTGTTTCAAAGAGTGTAGAATGAGATCTAAATATACGGGGAGGGGGTTATCATAGGGTCAGCTCTGAAAATGCACAAATACACACCCACTGTAGTTCTAGCACTTTACAATCAGCTTTGTGAACCACCAGGATATCCAAtttaggatttttaaaagcatttatttattgcaatATATTGATGTCAAAGCCTTGTCAGTTCATGTTTTCTGAgaaatttttaaataataatagacTTTGCTGCAGGATTCCCTAGGCCCACAGAACTATACGGCCAAAGGGCCCCATATTCCACATGAGGCATGCAACTGGCAGTACTGAATACTTAAGCCTATACAAATATCTGAATCTTATCCATCCTGGTATTTTCATAGGTATTTCCATCCTGCTGAACATTAGAACAGTTTACTTGCTGTTTACTCACTGACTAGTTCATTCTGGCTGCTGGCTTTGGCATCAGGCTGGCAAGAGAGTCAAGAGACTTCAAAAATCAATGTTATCCactcatttaattaattaatttattatatttatataccgccctccccttgggctcagggcagtttgcagagAACATGGAAATCATAACACAGGTACAACATGGTTCAGTAATAGGATCAGATCATGGCAATAGTAAAAACAGTAATATCTGGTGATAATGATATCTTTACTAATTGAAACCTTAACATATTAACTGAAACTCCATAGGTTGGTCAATACAGGTTGCCCTTTGGTATGGGAGGAatggttctgggggcccagtagctGTTGTGGATtaagttgacctcaaccaaatgcctggcagaagaacctCACTTTGTAGGCCGCaaagaactgtgctagctccaacagggcctggacTTTTTCTGGAAGTTCATTTTACTATATGGTGGGCAggacagagaaaaaaaacatgcttccttggagccagggatcactagccagtaggaggtggcagagcatagagctcatTGTGGGGTATagacagagaggtggtccttcatcTACACTGGGCCTATACCATctatgaccttaaaggtgattaccaggacTTTAAAACTAATCCAGGATTCAGCTGGTAACCAGTGGAGCTATTGGAGCATGGGCTGGGTGTGGTAACTCCATGGTGTTCCTGCAAGGactctggccactgcattctggaccagttgtatttTCTGGATCAGAGATAAGGATAGGTctgcatagaatgagttgcaaaaatccaatctagaggtgaccatcacatggatcactgtagttaagtgttctggggccaagtcaggcactagtagtttggcttagcatggtagaatgccagctgcgctactccCATGATATATGACTCCATAGAGAGAATGGCATcctggatcatgcccaggttcctggcaaagTGAGCCATTGGCAATTGCACCCCTCTAATTGGGCAATTGCACTTCCGTGCTTAgaccctttctgcccagccacaggacttccatatTTGAAGGGtaaagcttcagatgactctgactGAGCCaactcgtcactgcttccagacatcttgctacagattctgggggtgaatcaggtcagccatccatcaggaggaagagctgggtgtcaccagcatattgatggcaccctagCCCAAACGTCTATACcagctggggaagagggcacataaggatgttaaataagatcagagagaggaccgctccctgtggaacTCCCTGTGCGAGTTGGCAGCAGCTTGATTGTCTCTGATTGCTACCCTCAGAGAAGTCCACCATGCCTAGTTATAGAGGGAattttgaggtacagcctccaaaatttcagggtcactctaggaggctcttccctgactcccctccaaatttcaaaatgattggtccaaggggtccatgtctAGGTGTTCCCCAAAAGGGTGCGCCCATCTGCTCCATCATATCCTATGGGGCAGACtctccattatagtctatggcgccattgactttcaatgaagccaaggCCCTTTGTGTACAAGcctacttgtgatcccataaggggtggcgttcaaaagcactatgcatctatgattacatACAGAGACATTGCAATTGAGAAGTacgatttttgaaaaaaaattagtgggcatcgcaggATCTTTAAATTGCTTCAGAATAtgaaggaaggggattggttgcctgaattgattgacaggcagaagcgcaaCACTTATAAGGcaagttgctctcttctgcctcttccagcagcaggtgaggagcgTAAGATGCACAAAAAGAAGTCAGACGAAGgtgaaacagcaaaaaggtgaggacagcaatgtgtgtgtgtgatataatgtcatgctttgccattctgcaggcatgacactatttttactaatatgcAGAAATACCCACAGTTATTGagcaaaataagaaataaaaatatcccCTTAAGTATAAATTTATCCAAAAACATGAAAATAAATCTATTCTAAGAATTACTTCATTTTACCCCATGGCCATCAGTGGTATAATCTCAGCTGGATagcctcccttctttccttttttccaaaAGAAAGAGATCTCTTCCTCATTGAAAAAAATATGATGAGGATTTTCCAGGAGATTGCAGTTTTAAATGCTTTTGTTGGCCATTGTAAACATGGCAGTCTGCTATCACTCATAGGCATTTATATCTTTTCTCTCACCCAAGCCATACATTTTATCAATAATGGAATATCTGTTCCTAGATTCTTGGGGCCATGCTCATGGTGACCTCTTTATACTATATGGTATTTAAGGATTTGAATGCCTTAAAAATACCTAAATAATGTTGCTTATATTTAGTTATGCAGTCAATATTCTTTTTGATGATTTCTGAGGAAATTGAATTTTTTTCATACTGACCTCAATATCCTtagaattgttttaaattatctttTCTGACTCAGAACAATGGCATCTAGAAATATTTCTGTTATCTGTTAACCTCTAAAGCTGGATGAAAGCAGTAGACTATTACACAAACAGCCCAACTGCCACTATAGCACTGTGTGGTTATAATTAGAAGAGATATTTTAATTTTGGAGGAAGGCATAGTAAATGATTAATAGAAATATCATCTACTGTGAATTTGAGAATGGTTTTGAAAAGACAGGGGAGACTGAGAAATATCAACATTTCATAGAAAAAgtagaaatgcattttaaaatatttcattgctTTTGGATAAAAGCTGATACTGCAATTGCATCTTTGGGACTGGCAGTAAAGCAGTTTAATAGCCTTACTACTAAACGGCCCATGATAGTGGGGGGTGGGCAAGAAGACCAGCCATTTCTAGACCTGTCTAGGGGTGCCAGACTCCagaaggacctggggatccttgaATTACAGCTCGCCCACCtattacaaagatcagtttccctgaaggaaatggtggccttggagagtgaactctatggcatggaACACTTCTGAGGTCtgtggttgccaggtccctccaaaCAGCTAGCAGGGCATACACTTATTGGGAGCATGGAGTAAGGCCTGGCAACATTTCAGCAACATGTGAGAGGGCaactctttttaaaagtaaaactctatggtagaactaGCTATTTTTGTGGGTTTAAGTTGCAGGCATTTCAGGAACTctacaattatttatttgtttgtttgtttgttttatttatcatacttctataccgccctccccggaggctcagggcggtttacattataacagagaacaatacataaaacagtctgtagaacatgtataactgataactaataattgtaaccaaataacaacacagtataacagtaaacaatatagtaatacaaacaggtccagggcttattgatgggattctgagtggggggagcaggggcccttggtcactgATTGAtcacgtctggtctcggccaaatgcctggtggaggagctcctttttgcaggccctgcggaactgtttaagctctgtcagggccctgatctcctctgggagctcattccaccaggtgggggccagaacagagaatgctctggccctggtcgagaccaggcggacttctttagggccagggatccttagctgattggaggcagtagagcgcagagctcttttgggggcataggcggggaggcggtccctcaggtacactgggccctgaccgcatatggccttgaaggtaattaccagaacctttagtctgatatggaattcaactggtaaccattgcagctgatggagaataggccggatatgagacctccatggtgttgctgtgaggatcctggctgctgcattttgaactagttgtagtttccgggtcagggctaagggcaggcctgcgtagagaaagttacaaaagtccagtctagaggtgaccgtcgcatggatcactgtggctaggtgttccggggccaggtagggcgctagtagtttggcttagcggagatggtagaatgccagctgcgctacctttgtgatctgggcctccattgtgagggaggcgtccagaatcacgcctaggttcctggcggagtgagccgtagagagctgcacgccatccagggtaggcaggtgcgcttcctcgcatgggcccttcctacctagccacaggacctctgtctttgaaggattgagcttcaggcgactctgcttgagccatctcgtcactgcttccaggcagctggctaatgcttctggaggagagtcagagcggccatccatcaggaggaagagctgggtgtcatctgaatattgatggcaacccagcccaaacttccgtaccagttgtgcgagagagtgcatgaagatgttgaataggataggagagaggaccgctccttgtgggactccacaagtaagttgctggcggtctgatgttttctctcctattgcaaccctctgtccacgatcctggaggaaggagatcagccattgaagggctgtccctcgtattccagcatcgatgaggcggcgagctataagctcatgatcgactgtgtcgaacgctgctgagaggtctaataatatcagcagtgcggacccacctcgatccaactggcgacggaggtcgtccgtcaggaagcctgactgggatgggtctaggaccgaagcttcttccaggtattccgtcagttggtttgcgactgccctttctatcatcttgcccagaaacgctaagtgcgaaacgggcctgtagttgttaggctcttatgggtttagagatgtttttttcaacagtggacgtaccacagcctctttcaaaccctccgggaattctcctgttgtgagagataggttgattatctcccggagggggccctttatctttatgccagctgtttttaggagccaggatgggcaaggatctagtgggcatgtagttggtcttgttgtcgctagaatcctgtccacttcggtcagcgtgagttgtctgaagttactcatagttttctccaaagacggccaaggggcctctagttcactttttgtatctaaggttggagggaggtcgtggcggagtgtcgagattatGTGGCACTTCAGTATATTATGATGGTGCTCAATTCCTCATTGGGAAGCATTTGTATGAGATAAAAACATAAATTGAAAATGCAGAAGATACCTTGAGGCCCCCTGAAATATAATAATGGCTAGAAGTAACCCCACACCCAATCTTTCAGACTAAGCAAAACATAATTATgccccaattttatttttaagaaccttCATGagtatgtggaccaagaactccTGGTTCATGAGGTGAAGAACCATCAATAAGTTTGGGTGTAGATGCTTCTTCTTCAGGTTCTTCTGGCAGTGGTGGAGGTACATAAATTTCTCGTGTTATGGATGGTGACACTGTTCCAATCTCTACCTAGAATGAAAGgtacatatacacacataaaaGGAATATTATGACATTAAGATGTCTGCATTGATAATGATTTGCCATTAATTGACATTAGAAGCTGGATCTGGGTCTCTGACTTGCAGTTGGGGTAATGCTGTGTCTCGAAAACACAGGAATGTGAATTATATACTCAGATTCatccatgcattttaaaaaatgaaccttAATTGTTTCTTTAAACTACAAGATGGATctttgcagtttttttttctttcttaaaacagAGTGTTCAGTGGGGGACCTCAAAATAGATATTTtactgcaaaggaatttcagaaacagattgGAATGGGAGATTGCTGATGTTGGGTTCCCCAAACCCTGACTGTAAGGGAACCCAGGAGCTCCACAGTCCCACCTGGGAGAACTCACCCACCAGCCATCACGGAGAAGCTAAAAGACACCAAAGATTCATGGAGGCAGGGGCAGATGCCAAAGTGCCTGAAACCTATGGCCACTGACCTATGAGGTGCAATGTGGCCTTTTACAGTGACAGCACCAACCCTTCCACATCAAGAGCTTGAAGAAATGGACCAAGTAACATGAGGATGAGAGCCACCTACCATAGGATCCAAGCAAACTGCCAGAGTGGATGTACTGCCTTACTGAGGAGGAAGGCCTAATATTGGATCCAGCTTTACCCCCAGCCCACAGGGCTGGAGCTCAAGCAGTGGTGGCATGGTTCCAAGCCATGTTTGACCAGCAACCGGTCTGAATAACTCTCACAATCCTTAAAACCTGGACTGCCCCCAGGATCATAGTATGAGTCCCATGCTTTCCTGTTCCCCACAAGTAGAGGAAATACTAAGGTTCAGTGTTATTGAGCCCTCATGAAGTACATGGAAGAGCCTTAGCATTTTGGTGCCAAAACCCAAGGGGAATATATGTTTCTGCATGGACTTCCAGGAGGTAAATTGTGTAGCCCATTTGGATACCTAccctatgccagtggtccccaacctgcgggccgcagcccggtgccgggccgtgaaggccatggtgccgggccgcagctccctctccccgccccccccccccaacagtaaaaaacttccccggccgcaagcttgcagcccgggaagcttcttactgcggcagggcggggagagggaatcggggccgggccgcgcccgtctGGGCGCGGCCGGTGTGTGGGCGCGGCTCacggggcgtggcccgatgcaggggcgcggcctgatgtgtggggaccactgccctatgccATGAGCCAACCTACTGATTAACCAATTGAGAGCATCCCAGTACTTGTCAGTCTTGGGGTTTATCATCAGGGGTTTATCATCAGCTGGGGTTTATCATCAGGAAAAACAAGACCCACCCTGGAAAAAGTGGCCGGCATCAAACATTCCCCAAGGCATCACACAAAATGACAGTTGAAGCAGTTCCTCAGCATGGTCAACTACTACAGGCATTTAATGCCACACTTAGCCTCTCAGGCCAGCACTTTGGTGGATTGCTTGAAAAATGGACAGACAACACAGATCCCATCGACATTCAGCCAGCAGCAAGGCTTTGAGATGATCCTTACTTGTTTATCAGGGGAACTGGTCCTCCACAACTCCAACTTTCACAAACTCTTTGAGCTACAGACCTCAGGGCCAACCTGTTGCAACTACCCACATGCAGTTGCCTCCAATGACAGGGCACAGGGCACCCAGCTGACAGGTAGGGGCAATAAAGCCTCaattggggtggagccagaggggaGGATAGAATTAAAGAAGGCTCCTGAAATGAGGTCAGGGAGGTAGTAGGCAGCGTGATAATGATGGTAACTACCTtgctgagggaggtggggcaggcaGCTGGGAGTAGCCAAGCCCTAAGATCTCCTGTAGTCTCCTGATGGGGGAAAGAACTGTGGAAGGTGGCACAACCCTGGGAATGGCCAAAGAGCTCAACATCTGAATTACAAATTATTActacactcaggacaatggaaacCCACTGGCTTAAGAGAGATATCCGGTTCTTAACTCACTGTTTtcacttatactcagaattaaattttgttgaacTGAAAGGTAGCAGTGGACTTAGTTCTCGCATCTGTTGCTaactcttttattatctgtaCAATCATCTGCTGCTGTTCACAGAGTTTAGCAATAGTATTATTCCAACCTGTGTCTAAAGACGTGTGAATCTACATATGTTAAGTTTCTCAATTCTCACCTTTACTGAGAATGAAACTTTGCTGTTCTTggaggtgccactagactcaaacttacTTCTCACATCCGTTTGTTAACTCTGTATGCTAATTGGCTGCCATTCACAGGTTTtatcaactgctttaatccagctATACTTATCAACCAGTTActcatgcatcttgactctaacttgCCATTTCTGTCAACTGACATCCTCCCctatgtaaggcttgaggaacactgtttcaatgtatctgaagaagtgtgtatgcacacaaacgCTTATACCCAGTTTatacttagttggtcttaaaagtgccactggcctcaaaatcAGCATAGATTGTAGATTGTAGATTACATTAATatgatttaaatatatatctctCATTTTTATGTTCTGGGGAGCtaagggaaaaataaataaatgtcttcatCTCTATTGACCCAAACAACTATCCCCTGAGATCAGGTAGAATGAGAGACAATGACAGAAGTTAGCTTTATGGCTATCTGGGGATTTTATTTTAGGTCTCCATGATCTTCGTCTAACATTCTAAACATAACATCATACTGACATTCTCTGtgttactattattgttgttatagcACCTCGAGAACATGATTATCCCAAGATCTATTGAGCATGTCTATGGTTTCGGGGACACAAAAATTAACTCTTTAGAACTCTGGTTTATACATATCCATTGCAGGCAGCCCCAAGATGGAGGATCACAATCCTATATCACCACTAGATGGTGTATATGCTCCAGAACACAATGCTATAGTTCATTGTCCATTCTGCAACCATGCCACATGTCTAAAGCAGAAACATGTCTCAGTTGCTTGATTTAGCAAGCACAAATTTTTCATACAATGCAAAGCTTTGTTTCTCACTCATACTATATCAACCAACTTAGAGAAATCTGGCAATCAATTCTATAAAAAGGAAGGCTGCTGTAAAATGGAGTTTGTTCAGAATATGAGATTGAATACAGCTATAAAGTTAGTGAGACAATAGCTACTTTTAATAAATGTTGTGAATGTCaaactttttcagaaatctgaatAACTGAATACAGTTGAAATGATGTCAATATTCAGTCTTAGTACCAACAACAAATGGGAATATTGCTTAAAAAGCATAGAAGACTAAGGTTTGGGTCATGGGCCAGTCATctctacccatcttgatctatctcatTCTATAGCTCTAAAGCTCACACATCAATAGAAAAAGGGAGATACCAATGTAATAGCAATAATATAACACTTATGATAGACCAATCCAGAACAGGAGCATCCCTACACCCTCTCTTATAAGACTGGACCTAATTCTAAGAAAGCCCATACAGATAATCCTAAGAGAGAGCACtacaaagagaaagaagagcaTCCCTGGCATGTGGGGGTACACTGGGAAATTCAATTGCAGAGAAGAGGGGGAAGGCTGGATtgaatggccctttgtggtctcttccagttctgtatgattctgattctgaagtcTGAAAGTAGGCAATGTTGAATTTAATTAATcatatatatgccacttttctctaccagaagaagattaaaaatggcttacattctccttccttttcttctccccataacagaaaccctgtgagataggtgagcccgagagagccctgatcagtcagaacagctttatcagtgctgtggaaagtccaaggtcacccagctggttgcatgtgggggagcgtggaatcaaactccactcgccagattagaagtctgcactcttaaccactacaccaagctggcatagaGATTATTCAGGCCGTTGCTGCATTCTTCTCAACTTTCTTCACCTCTGGAAGTCCTAATGTATGTGAAAGATCCTTTCTCTTCCCATGTCAACAACCTTCCTGCAGGTTGTTGCAGGAAATATGCAGGAAGAATCTAAGGAGAAAATTTAAGGGGAAATTGGAAAGTCCTCAGCTAAAGAAAACATATGCAAgaatgctggggggtggggaagcagtaATTGAAAATGAAGGATTTCAATACGTTTAATGATCTTTCCAGGAGGGATGAGGATAGGAGGTGTTTAAATATTTGGCTTCAAATTTATTGTTGTTTGCTGCTACTTTATAGACAGGATATCTCTTCCTTTACGAGCTGCAGGAATTGGTCCTCTGAATCTCTGTTTCatttttcattaaaaagaaacaaatattgcAACAATAGATTTTACAGCATTTTTAATTACTAGCTCTACTCTTTGCTTCTAGGACCCTCTAGGATGTCTTCATCCACTGCATTTTCTGGCCTCTCGGAAAAACATGAACATGACCTCTTTATGAGCTGAATTCCATATAAAAAGCTT
Above is a window of Paroedura picta isolate Pp20150507F chromosome 5, Ppicta_v3.0, whole genome shotgun sequence DNA encoding:
- the EPYC gene encoding epiphycan; amino-acid sequence: MKNLASIFVGFISFNFIAAAPTMSSTTYDSETYDIALEDLDNLYDYDENLSVDQAQVEIGTVSPSITREIYVPPPLPEEPEEEASTPKLIDGSSPHEPGVLGPHTHEGLPTCLLCTCLGTSVYCDDRELEDLPPLPKHTTHFYSRYNRIRKVNRDDFASLSSLKRIDLTSNLISQIDEDAFRSLPQLQELILRDNQIRQLPELPPTLTFIDISNNRLGRKGIKQEAFKDMIDLHHLYITDNNLDHIPLPLPESLQSLHLQNNNIQEMHEDTFCKMKDYSYIRKTLEDIRLDGNPINLSKTPYAYMCLPRLPVGSLF